Proteins from one Megalopta genalis isolate 19385.01 chromosome 1, iyMegGena1_principal, whole genome shotgun sequence genomic window:
- the LOC117221515 gene encoding uncharacterized protein LOC117221515 has translation MWSPAIWILMLAISEPLLSLADKVVVVVPQQIRRSPAPQWRSVTPRFRKSSHESHFRRYHGPQGYYRRKRPTYADLPYPHGGDDFDQGHETVNHVRIPYGKDVGHAISFGKGYIPYEHAKGSFSFVGEKYPGDPEETSQEPGYEATSFAVSGPEYQSGPSNSNSNSNSFELSQSGPGPLFADPETALGYDERRNKLYASRSIGKESTANSPIDLTAAIDRSKQQLLLLQQKTAELYGNAASHPRGEVILPAGIPEATIGGSKEGVVLGGSVSLDDYQQRLREMTESWPRYLLQAGSDPGLLAHGYQAQGLAQAQIQQPIHGYHRAVQQQTSSPFAGSFGWPLNVAQSKKGYAVKEDTMEPPHDFRSMPIRTNPFSASQSFPPVQVNAAVPRLVHPVNG, from the exons ATGTGGTCGCCC GCTATCTGGATTCTGATGCTGGCGATCAGCGAGCCCCTGCTCAGCCTCGC CGACaaggtggtggtggtggttccGCAACAAATAAGACGCAGCCCGGCACCCCAGTGGCGATCCGTGACACCCCGATTCAGAAAATCCTCTCACGAGTCCCATTTCCGTCGATATCACGGTCCGCAGGGGTACTATCGTCGCAAGCGGCCCACGTACGCGGATCTGCCCTACCCTCATGGCGGAGACGACTTCGATCAAGGTCACGAGACCGTGAACCACGTGCGAATACCCTATGGAAAGGACGTCGGTCACGCGATTTCGTTCGGCAAGGGTTACATACCTTACGAACACGCGAAGGGCAGCTTCTCCTTCGTCGGTGAAAA GTACCCGGGAGATCCGGAGGAAACGAGCCAGGAGCCGGGGTACGAGGCGACCTCGTTCGCCGTATCGGGGCCCGAGTACCAGTCGGGCCCGTCGAATTCGAATTCGAATTCGAATTCCTTCGAATTGTCGCAGTCGGGTCCCGGCCCGTTGTTCGCGGACCCGGAGACGGCGCTCGGCTACGACGAGAGGCGGAACAAGTTGTACGCGTCGAGGTCGATCGGCAAGGAGTCGACGGCGAACAGCCCGATCGACCTGACCGCCGCCATCGATCGGAGCAAGCAGCAGCTCCTGCTCCTCCAGCAGAAGACGGCGGAGCTGTACGGGAACGCGGCGTCGCACCCTCGGGGCGAGGTGATTCTGCCGGCCGGAATCCCGGAGGCCACCATAGGCGGCAGCAAGGAGGGCGTCGTGCTCGGAGGCAGCGTGTCCCTCGACGACTACCAGCAGAGGCTGCGCGAGATGACCGAGTCGTGGCCCCGGTACCTCCTCCAGGCCGGCTCGGACCCGGGCCTGCTGGCTCACGGTTACCAAGCCCAAGGCCTGGCCCAAGCCCAGATCCAGCAACCGATCCACGGCTATCATCGGGCGGTTCAACAGCAGACCTCCTCTCCGTTCGCGGGATCGTTCGGCTGGCCGTTGAACGTCGCGCAGTCGAAGAAGGGCTACGCCGTCAAAGAGGACACCATGGAGCCGCCGCACGACTTCAGGTCCATGCCGATTCGGACCAACCCGTTCTCGGCTTCCCAGTCGTTCCCCCCCGTACAGGTCAACGCCGCTGTTCCGCGGCTCGTGCACCCGGTCAACGGGTAG
- the LOC117221492 gene encoding uncharacterized protein LOC117221492 yields the protein MTNLATVLAAASLLAVASAGGGHGGHDHVVIHVPYKIKTVHHTHTITKHIHHGGGGGDKYEVLGYTVGHPIDIGGHGGLGGGGHDFGGGGHDFGGGGGDIGGGHIEYSSGGGGGGGGGGGGGGHVEYSSGGGDIGGGHELSGGFGGGSYGGGFGGGHEDWGGH from the exons ATGACCAATCTCGCG ACCGTTCTCGCGGCAGCCTCGCTGCTCGCAGTGGCCAGTGCCGGCGGGGGACACGGTGGACA CGACCACGTGGTGATCCACGTGCCATACAAGATCAAGACGGTCCACCATACGCACACGATCACCAAGCACATTCaccacggcggcggcggcggtgacaAATACGAGGTCCTCGGATACACCGTCGGTCACCCGATCGATATCGGCGGTCACGGTGGTTTGGGAGGCGGTGGTCACGACTTCGGAGGCGGCGGTCACGACTTTGGAGGCGGTGGCGGCGACATCGGCGGGGGCCACATCGAGTACAGCAGcggtggcggcggtggcggcggcggcggcggaggcggagGCGGCCACGTCGAATACAGCAGCGGAGGAGGCGACATCGGTGGAGGACACGAACTGAGCGGTGGATTCGGGGGTGGCAGCTACGGAGGCGGTTTCGGAGGCGGTCACGAAGACTGGGGAGGCCACTAG
- the LOC117221479 gene encoding uncharacterized protein LOC117221479, translated as MRIGRESSRDRNFLPALAISIYNSTSNILTSFRASIVQETFSCFFLVLLFRIAHHGITGKKHVHLRIHVPDMIEHRFHTKVVFIHEPPPKKPKTDHKEYRRENWSSWSYGNHRDSKHRVDEEDREDRSERERLATSEPRDPNGRKIHGLGYGRHGDPSLPQSHVDDNRLEENPKIREHGGYEVREEADDVPRNGETLVYDFEEGHRKGSRSETGHIRVGQTSEFHDDRHEEQDDRENENENESDGDRFKEDSAGITDAGRYIVDDVEYENTRDERDGRRRYRRFGRS; from the exons ATGCGCATCGGACGCGAATCGTCGCGCGACAGAAATTTTTTGCCGGCTTTAGCGATATCGATATACAACTCGACGTCGAATATACTTACATCGTTTCGCGCGTCGATTGTCCAGGAAACGTTCAGCTGCTTCTTCCTCGTTCTGCTCTTCCGAATCGCACACCACGGAATCACCGGCAAAAAGCA CGTCCACTTGAGGATCCACGTGCCGGACATGATCGAACACCGATTCCACACAAAAGTTGTGTTTATTCACGAACCACCGCCGAAGAAGCCCAAGACCGACCATAAGGAGTACCGTCGCGAAAACTGGAGTTCCTGGAGTTACGGTAACCATCGCGATTCGAAACATCGCGTCGACGAAGAAGATCGCGAAGATCGAAGCGAACGGGAAAGGCTGGCTACGTCGGAACCCCGGGATCCGAATGGCCGAAAGATCCATGGCCTTGGTTACGGTCGCCACGGAGATCCCTCGTTGCCGCAGTCTCACGTCGACGATAATCGGTTGGAAGAAAATCCGAAGATTCGCGAACACGGCGGATACGAGGTGCGCGAGGAAGCGGACGACGTTCCCCGAAACGGCGAGACCCTGGTCTACGATTTCGAGGAGGGACACAGGAAAGGTTCGCGATCGGAGACCGGGCATATTCGCGTCGGTCAGACGAGCGAGTTCCACGACGATCGGCACGAGGAGCAGGACGATCgagagaacgagaacgagaacgagagcGACGGCGATCGGTTCAAGGAGGACTCCGCGGGGATAACCGACGCCGGACGATACATCGTCGACGACGTCGAATACGAGAATACCAGAGACGAGCGGGACGGACGTCGCAGATATCGACGATTCGGACGATCCTGA
- the LOC117221508 gene encoding uncharacterized protein LOC117221508 produces MYINVGSVPTTRRTRSFLRCNLQEQATSRTLANQQPATGSRHPATSDQHRTTGIVHCEMRATFLFGVVLAMFLVLSQHRVVETKKVIIHVPYRVKKVEHTHTIYKIVPRYTSEHLERHEHHDRREKEEEPEDEDKYDV; encoded by the exons ATGTATATAAACGTAGGGTCCGTTCCAACGACCCGCAGAACGCGTTCGTTTCTCCGGTGTAATTTGCAGGAGCAGGCAACGTCGCGTACCCTCGCGAACCAGCAACCGGCAACCGGCAGCCGGCATCCAGCAACCAGCGACCAGCATAGAACCACCGGCATCGTACACTGCGAGATGAGGGCCACGTTTCTG TTCGGCGTCGTCCTGGCGATGTTCCTCGTGCTGTCGCAACATCGTGTCGTGGAAAC GAAGAAGGTGATCATCCACGTGCCCTACAGAGTGAAGAAGGTGGAGCACACTCACACGATCTACAAGATCGTTCCTCGTTACACTAGCGAGCACCTCGAGCGCCACGAGCATCACGATCGTCGCGAGAAAGAGGAGGAGCCGGAGGACGAGGACAAGTACGACGTCTAG
- the LOC117221477 gene encoding uncharacterized protein LOC117221477, producing MRIARVITVCAALTLAFHRAESVQPDRRLAKKHREQPPPQPRRDDATDIGEITFTTLQPETRNPSTRSGVHGVPKQAFVDARPGRSTVWVRRGRSSGGRRRRQLRKNAGNLIRVGRSYETTGENRVDQQVESVQGPPDAFDEGTVHLEPVYRVTKNKNFVDTLLNVLRRLVHPAKSVGPLVGPFHFPGIGEKVYIRLLESVQPDNLVIRFVSSLPVNEIETTFDKSILPPEELFEHSAVLAIGREADDRHRPHLHRQAQQHRRPTVLPGSSSGQDSSSHADVPIVGHEPPPPSTDSLRNSYGQRVELDHGVPDALLAGRGAGSEPSTADRVEAAAASRVNAAHVSRTYKVNLKNGEPIAVQRIVRHGKAVAQPGSGEQQQNSPPRRANGYRDSTVAGPYRFPRGNRTTATATATATATATATATSAGIGNNQESRSPESEDASGSAFQRVEWDPIVPGSQPSIWEQLRSNNFSGPEENGPRYSIQFFSKKMRYLNLDGSVDSPREPPGKEERFERFEPSNAKTSGSVAYWEALKNGNPRNKRGHERTATTGKGFEDRSDDGEVGERDERAKKDAGTEVPTDTPTETPTETPTETENESGPRLGGTTAARSR from the exons ATGAGGATCGCGCGTGTGATCACG GTCTGTGCCGCGTTAACGTTGGCGTTTCATCGCGCGGAATCCGTGCAACCGGACAG ACGGTTGGCGAAGAAGCACCGGGAgcagccgccgccgcagccTCGGAGAGACGACGCAACGGACATCGGCGAGATCACGTTCACCACGCTGCAGCCGGAAACGCGGAACCCGAGCACCCGCTCCGGCGTCCACGGTGTTCCGAAGCAGGCGTTCGTAGACGCTCGACCGGGTCGATCGACGGTTTGGGTCCGTCGGGGCCGCTCGAGCGGCGGTCGCCGGCGAAGGCAGCTTCGGAAGAATGCCGGCAACCTGATCCGGGTGGGCCGATCCTACGAAACGACCGGCGAGAATCGCGTCGATCAACAGGTGGAGAGCGTGCAGGGTCCGCCGGACGCGTTCGACGAAGGCACGGTGCACCTGGAGCCGGTCTACCGGGTGACCAAGAACAAGAACTTCGTCGACACGCTGCTGAACGTTCTCCGACGCCTGGTGCATCCTGCGAAATCGGTCGGCCCGCTCGTCGGCCCGTTCCACTTTCCCGGGATCGGCGAGAAGGTCTACATCAGACTTCTGGAATCCGTGCAGCCCGACAATCTGGTGATCCGTTTCGTTTCGTCGTTGCCGGTGAACGAGATCGAGACCACCTTCGACAAGAGCATCCTGCCCCCCGAGGAGCTGTTCGAGCACTCGGCGGTCCTCGCGATCGGCCGCGAGGCCGACGACCGGCATCGTCCGCATCTCCATCGTCAGGCCCAGCAGCATCGTCGTCCGACGGTCCTCCCGGGGTCGAGCTCGGGCCAGGACTCGAGCAGCCACGCCGACGTTCCGATCGTCGGCCACGAACCCCCGCCTCCGTCGACCGATTCTCTCCGAAACTCGTACGGACAGCGCGTCGAGCTCGACCACGGCGTGCCGGACGCGTTGCTCGCCGGCCGCGGAGCAGGATCCGAACCGAGCACGGCCGACCGCGTCGAAGCTGCTGCAGCGAGCCGAGTCAACGCGGCCCACGTTTCGAGGACGTACAAGGTGAATCTAAAGAACGGCGAGCCGATCGCTGTTCAGAGGATCGTTCGGCACGGGAAGGCGGTGGCCCAACCCGGTTCCGGCGAACAACAGCAAAATTCGCCTCCTCGTCGGGCAAACGGCTACCGGGACTCGACGGTTGCCGGTCCCTACCGTTTCCCTCGGGGAAATCGAACAaccgcgacggcgacggcgacggcgacggcgacggcgacggcgacggcgacgagcGCAGGAATCGGCAACAACCAGGAATCTCGTTCTCCCGAATCGGAGGACGCGTCCGGTTCGGCCTTTCAGAGAGTCGAATGGGATCCGATCGTCCCCGGATCCCAGCCCTCGATCTGGGAGCAGTTGCGCTCGAACAATTTCTCCGGACCCGAGGAGAACGGTCCCCGGTACAGCATTCAGTTTTTCAGCAAGAAGATGAGATACCTGAATCTGGACGGCAGCGTGGACTCGCCTCGGGAGCCACCCGGCAAGGAAGAACGCTTCGAGCGGTTCGAACCGTCGAACGCGAAAACGTCGGGGTCCGTCGCCTACTGGGAAGCGCTGAAAAATGGAAATCCTAGGAACAAGAGGGGCCACGAACGGACGGCGACCACGGGAAAGGGTTTCGAAGACAGAAGCGACGACGGCGAGGTCGGAGAGAGAGACGAACGCGCGAAGAAGGACGCCGGGACCGAGGTCCCGACCGATACCCCGACCGAGACTCCGACCGAGACCCCGACCGAGACCGAGAACGAAAGCGGTCCGCGGCTCGGCGGAACAACGGCCGCGAGATCGAGATAA
- the LOC117221512 gene encoding uncharacterized protein LOC117221512 has protein sequence MTRNGFTLLAQGLVLSTVTLTLTLTLTLTPIRTATAYDPGDESLKDILLPEGRFEAFYLKGSQEEEQNAVRPAHLHGSFHQFRNPALINAPNSAAYGFRFDGKRRFNYE, from the exons ATGACTCGGAACGGTTTCACCTTATTGGCG CAAGGTCTGGTCCTGTCGACGGTGACGCTGACGTTGACGCTGACGCTGACGCTGACTCCGATTCGGACAGCGACCGCTTACGACCCCGGCGACGAGTCGCTGAAGGACATCCTGCTGCCGGAAGGACGGTTCGAGGCGTTCTACCTGAAAGGATCTCAAGAAGAGGAGCAGAACGCGGTCCGACCGGCTCATCTTCACGGGTCGTTTCACCAGTTCAGGAACCCGGCGCTGATCAACGCTCCGAACAGCGCGGCCTACGGTTTTCGTTTCGATGGAAAGCGTCGCTTCAACTACGAGTAA